A DNA window from Methylocystis heyeri contains the following coding sequences:
- a CDS encoding DUF2809 domain-containing protein: MKTRLAIFCAIIAAGLSLRAFGPGLGLPFCFVKYGGSILWATMVYFLLGLTAGDGLRRSIAAGAMLIAIAVELFRLYHTPWLDAFRLTPPGALLLGRVFSLWNIVAYACGVALGVAIDPGAIKGAPPLPCGGCCGGRVPAPRDYTGSDI, translated from the coding sequence ATGAAGACGCGGCTTGCGATCTTCTGCGCCATTATCGCCGCGGGGCTGTCGCTGCGCGCCTTCGGGCCCGGCCTGGGCCTGCCATTTTGCTTTGTGAAATACGGCGGCTCCATTCTCTGGGCGACAATGGTCTATTTCCTTTTGGGCCTGACGGCGGGCGACGGACTTCGCCGCTCTATCGCCGCCGGGGCGATGCTGATCGCCATCGCGGTCGAGTTGTTCAGGCTTTACCACACGCCGTGGCTGGACGCGTTCCGCCTCACGCCGCCCGGGGCGTTGTTGCTCGGCCGAGTCTTTTCGCTCTGGAACATTGTGGCTTACGCCTGCGGCGTCGCGCTCGGCGTTGCGATCGATCCGGGGGCGATCAAGGGCGCGCCGCCGCTTCCTTGCGGAGGCTGTTGCGGCGGGCGAGTTCCGGCTCCACGAGATTATACCGGATCAGATATTTGA
- a CDS encoding ABC transporter ATP-binding protein, giving the protein MSSEPIIVSEGVGKAFQLYAHQNDQLKQILFGLWKQFYREKWVLLDVSFRIGKGERVGLIGRNGAGKTTLLQILCGITRPTKGAFEVTGRIAPILALGSGFDGLLTGRENARIGAAILGLSRREVDACIEDIAAFAEIGPAFEQPMRTYSSGMLARVAFAICAYAKADILIVDEALSVGDEAFQKKCESFISNFARTGTILMVSHDLEFLRNLCDRVIWLDNGVVRMEGDPAEVLGAYRAEMTARVEHQAQGAA; this is encoded by the coding sequence ATGTCATCTGAGCCCATCATCGTCAGCGAGGGCGTGGGAAAAGCGTTTCAGCTCTACGCCCATCAAAACGACCAGCTCAAGCAGATCCTGTTCGGCCTCTGGAAGCAATTCTACAGGGAGAAATGGGTTCTGCTCGACGTCTCCTTCCGCATCGGGAAGGGAGAGCGCGTCGGGCTGATCGGCCGCAACGGCGCGGGCAAGACCACCCTGCTCCAAATCCTGTGCGGAATCACCCGTCCGACCAAGGGCGCTTTTGAGGTCACGGGGCGCATCGCTCCGATACTGGCGCTCGGCTCAGGTTTCGACGGCCTTCTGACCGGCCGCGAGAACGCCCGCATCGGCGCCGCCATTCTCGGCCTCTCGCGGCGCGAGGTGGACGCCTGCATAGAAGACATCGCCGCCTTCGCCGAGATCGGTCCGGCTTTCGAACAGCCGATGCGCACCTATTCCAGCGGCATGCTCGCGCGCGTCGCCTTCGCGATCTGCGCCTACGCCAAGGCGGACATCCTCATCGTCGACGAGGCGCTGTCGGTGGGGGACGAAGCCTTCCAGAAAAAATGCGAGTCCTTCATCTCGAACTTCGCCAGGACCGGCACCATTCTGATGGTTTCGCACGATCTCGAATTCCTGCGTAATCTGTGCGACCGGGTGATCTGGCTCGACAATGGCGTGGTCCGGATGGAAGGCGATCCCGCGGAGGTGCTCGGGGCCTATCGCGCCGAGATGACCGCCCGCGTCGAACATCAGGCCCAGGGAGCGGCGTAG
- a CDS encoding LptF/LptG family permease: MPRLLFLYLIKRVAVTAAVIQFALCVPVVLSYLLGSLSAAAVRGGLVWPALVGVAPTIAYVALPMAVGVATALEFSRMASEGMIAVLYALRLSVWAVCRPALILASVLVGAGYMLSNFIAPQSAGNMQDVLNVVRNSLNHRMLDPARFYTFESGAKTLYLERWETPDIAVNLFLRQISADTGQEQTVTAARAEFRRNESGVIVALTKGSIQTRSIFSNDVRITNFDQYAMALPMQGSGGLPKRSWRGVFELPAPEFLAQYQVVRSDRRLLAEWTTEAAMRVGVPLLTLGHALLAMALVLAFGNITGRRGTGGSLFIVAIPAAHILFLVALQSLLRADARFAFVLALLLLAEIFYSVFLIGRLNYGPARAGRLPAGGAPAPAGEGYAAPWA, from the coding sequence ATGCCGCGCCTGCTCTTCCTATACCTCATCAAGCGCGTCGCGGTCACCGCAGCCGTCATCCAGTTCGCGCTGTGCGTTCCCGTGGTGCTGTCCTATCTCCTCGGCTCCCTGTCGGCGGCGGCCGTGCGCGGCGGCCTCGTCTGGCCGGCTCTGGTCGGGGTCGCGCCGACAATCGCCTATGTCGCCTTGCCGATGGCGGTCGGCGTCGCCACCGCGCTGGAATTTTCCCGCATGGCGTCCGAGGGCATGATCGCAGTGCTCTACGCTCTTCGCCTTTCTGTGTGGGCGGTCTGCCGGCCCGCTCTGATCCTGGCGTCCGTGCTGGTCGGGGCGGGCTATATGCTCTCCAATTTCATCGCTCCCCAATCGGCGGGCAATATGCAGGACGTTCTCAACGTCGTCCGCAACTCGCTCAACCACCGCATGCTCGATCCGGCGCGTTTCTACACTTTCGAGAGCGGAGCCAAGACGCTTTATCTCGAGCGATGGGAAACCCCGGACATCGCAGTCAATCTGTTCCTGCGGCAGATTTCGGCCGACACCGGCCAGGAGCAGACCGTCACCGCCGCACGCGCGGAATTCCGGCGCAACGAATCGGGCGTGATCGTCGCCCTGACCAAAGGCAGCATCCAGACCCGCTCGATCTTCAGCAACGACGTGCGGATCACCAATTTCGACCAATATGCGATGGCGCTGCCCATGCAGGGGAGCGGCGGCCTGCCCAAGCGCTCGTGGCGCGGCGTGTTCGAGCTGCCCGCGCCCGAATTCCTGGCGCAATACCAGGTGGTGCGGTCCGATCGAAGATTGCTGGCGGAATGGACCACCGAAGCGGCGATGCGCGTCGGCGTGCCGCTCCTGACGCTGGGACACGCTTTGCTGGCCATGGCGCTGGTGCTGGCCTTCGGCAATATCACCGGCAGGCGAGGCACGGGCGGATCACTGTTCATCGTCGCCATTCCGGCGGCGCATATTCTCTTCCTCGTCGCGCTGCAATCCTTGCTGCGCGCCGACGCCCGATTCGCTTTCGTGCTCGCCTTGCTGCTGCTTGCGGAGATTTTCTACTCGGTCTTTCTCATCGGCCGGTTGAATTACGGACCGGCTCGGGCCGGACGCCTGCCGGCGGGCGGCGCTCCGGCGCCGGCGGGCGAAGGCTACGCCGCTCCCTGGGCCTGA
- a CDS encoding ABC transporter permease — translation MRDRRIGIQERIESLPSVVLSPELFEPFERAWRHRELIRAVARREFISRFRGSALGPLWAVISPLIMMLTYTAVFSVTVPQLAAGKSITDYAAGIFVGLIIFNLFSELAYRAPMLLHEHVNFVKKSIFPSETIAWTATIRTFTYGGIAFLVFLVFRLLTGGVLHWSVLFTPFLVVPFALMILGVVWFFMALGAFTRDVAHIMASIVPILMFATPVFYSLDQLPPNAAVWLRLNLIGDYIEMFRAVTIEGRIPNLLGYLAVAILSYAIFWGGYQFFMRYKSVIVDVI, via the coding sequence ATGCGGGACCGCCGCATCGGAATTCAAGAAAGGATCGAGAGCCTGCCGTCCGTCGTTTTGTCCCCTGAGCTCTTCGAGCCCTTCGAGCGCGCCTGGCGCCATCGGGAGCTGATCCGCGCCGTAGCGCGCCGGGAGTTCATCTCGCGTTTTCGGGGCTCCGCGCTCGGGCCGCTGTGGGCGGTGATCTCTCCTCTTATCATGATGCTGACCTACACGGCCGTATTTTCCGTGACCGTGCCTCAGCTCGCCGCCGGCAAGAGCATAACGGATTACGCCGCCGGCATTTTCGTCGGCCTCATTATCTTCAATCTCTTCAGCGAGCTCGCCTATCGGGCCCCGATGCTGCTGCATGAGCACGTCAATTTCGTAAAAAAGTCGATCTTTCCGAGCGAGACCATCGCCTGGACCGCGACGATCAGGACTTTCACCTATGGCGGGATAGCCTTCCTCGTCTTTCTCGTCTTCCGCCTTTTAACGGGCGGCGTCTTGCATTGGTCGGTGCTGTTCACGCCGTTTCTGGTCGTCCCTTTCGCGCTGATGATCCTCGGCGTGGTCTGGTTCTTCATGGCGCTCGGCGCCTTCACGCGCGACGTCGCGCATATCATGGCGTCGATCGTGCCCATCCTGATGTTCGCGACGCCGGTGTTCTACTCGCTCGACCAGCTGCCGCCGAACGCGGCGGTCTGGCTGCGCCTCAATCTGATCGGCGACTATATCGAGATGTTCCGCGCCGTCACGATCGAGGGACGCATTCCCAATCTCTTGGGCTATCTCGCCGTCGCGATCCTGTCCTACGCCATTTTCTGGGGCGGCTATCAGTTCTTCATGCGCTACAAGTCGGTCATCGTCGATGTCATCTGA
- a CDS encoding ATP-binding protein has protein sequence MKARAAKTRIVRKWRPSIGLIVTALVMTALALPLAGLFFFRIYENQLIHQTESELIGQSAVLAMVMRREIEAGVSTAVPLGVEAPTPAAAEPYEPIMPTLDLTRDELLGRRPESQPSPAPADPAFVALGARLAPDLAETQRMTLAGFRLLDPNGVVIAGREEVGRSLANIEEVTEALRGRFRSVMRLRVSKHEAPPLYSLSRGTGVRVFTATPVVVRGRVAGVVYASRTPSNVFKSFYDERGKVAAAGSTIIGLALLIGFVFQRTITQPINELRRRTAAIARGDRTALRSPAHYGTAEFAQLSQSFLDMAAALQNRSDFIATFAAHVSHELKSPLTAIQGAAELLRDDLEAQERKMSDADRRRFLDHIVADTGRLTAIVRRLRELARAEGAATGGVTTLAAAVADLGCAFPALRIHSWGDLTVPIRMSVENARVVFAHLADNAANHGATSLTVSARLQGEAVCVTVQDDGPGVSCANRAKIFYSFFTTRRESGGTGMGLAIVRAMLHAHGGSIDLAADGADPPRGAAFVVMIPEAECNPRSA, from the coding sequence GTGAAGGCGCGCGCAGCCAAGACCCGGATCGTCCGCAAATGGCGACCGAGCATCGGGCTCATCGTAACGGCTCTCGTGATGACGGCCCTCGCCCTGCCGCTTGCCGGACTGTTTTTCTTTCGCATCTACGAAAACCAGCTGATCCACCAGACCGAATCCGAATTGATCGGCCAAAGCGCGGTCCTCGCGATGGTGATGCGGCGGGAAATCGAGGCCGGCGTTTCGACTGCGGTCCCGCTCGGCGTTGAAGCGCCGACGCCGGCCGCAGCAGAGCCATATGAGCCGATCATGCCGACGCTCGACCTGACGAGGGACGAACTGCTGGGGCGCAGGCCTGAATCGCAACCGTCCCCGGCCCCGGCCGATCCGGCTTTCGTCGCGCTCGGCGCGCGCCTCGCGCCCGACCTCGCCGAAACGCAGCGGATGACGCTCGCGGGTTTTCGGTTGCTCGACCCAAACGGCGTCGTGATCGCCGGGCGCGAGGAAGTCGGCCGTTCGCTCGCCAATATCGAGGAAGTCACGGAGGCCTTGCGGGGCCGATTTCGCAGCGTGATGCGGCTGCGCGTCTCCAAACACGAAGCGCCGCCGCTCTATTCCCTGAGCCGCGGAACAGGCGTTCGCGTCTTCACGGCGACGCCGGTGGTCGTGCGCGGCCGCGTCGCCGGAGTCGTCTACGCTTCGCGCACGCCGAGCAACGTATTCAAGAGCTTCTATGACGAACGCGGCAAAGTCGCCGCCGCCGGCTCGACGATTATCGGTCTCGCACTGCTGATTGGTTTCGTGTTCCAGAGGACGATCACACAGCCGATAAACGAACTTCGAAGACGCACGGCCGCCATCGCGCGAGGAGACCGCACTGCGCTGCGATCCCCCGCACATTATGGGACGGCGGAATTTGCGCAGCTGTCGCAGAGTTTCCTGGATATGGCCGCGGCTCTTCAAAACCGGTCTGATTTCATCGCCACCTTTGCCGCGCATGTCTCGCATGAGCTCAAATCGCCGCTGACGGCGATCCAGGGCGCCGCGGAACTCCTCCGCGACGATCTGGAAGCGCAGGAGCGCAAGATGAGCGACGCAGACCGGCGAAGGTTTCTCGATCACATCGTCGCCGACACGGGCCGGCTGACTGCTATCGTGCGCCGTCTGCGCGAACTCGCGCGCGCCGAGGGCGCCGCTACGGGAGGCGTGACGACGCTCGCGGCCGCGGTCGCCGACCTCGGGTGCGCCTTCCCCGCGTTGCGGATCCATAGCTGGGGCGATCTTACCGTTCCGATCCGCATGTCCGTCGAAAACGCCCGGGTCGTCTTTGCGCATCTTGCGGACAATGCGGCGAACCATGGCGCGACGTCGTTGACAGTTTCGGCCCGCCTGCAAGGCGAGGCCGTTTGCGTGACCGTGCAGGACGACGGCCCTGGCGTTTCTTGCGCGAACCGCGCCAAGATTTTCTACAGCTTTTTCACGACACGGCGCGAGAGCGGCGGCACAGGCATGGGCCTTGCGATCGTGCGCGCCATGCTGCACGCTCATGGCGGAAGCATAGACCTCGCGGCCGACGGCGCCGATCCGCCGCGCGGGGCCGCGTTCGTCGTCATGATTCCTGAAGCTGAATGCAACCCGCGGTCCGCATGA
- the glmS gene encoding glutamine--fructose-6-phosphate transaminase (isomerizing), which translates to MCGIVGILGRGPVAPALIEALRRLEYRGYDSAGVATLEDGRLTRLRASGKLRNLEEKLAGHPLKGEIGIGHTRWATHGRPNETNAHPHANGKVAVVHNGIIENFRELREELMAKGHVFSTQTDSEAVAHLVADYLREGTTPQAAVASALARLKGAFALVFLFDGRTDLLIGARRGSPLAVGFGEDGAYLGSDALALAPLAKEIAYLEEDDWVVVTREKTTFFNAAGEEVVRARRPLQAGSLQVDKGHYRHYMAKEIHEQPEVVGRTLAHYLDLASGTVRLPFAFDFDARALSRVTISACGTAFYAGLLARYWLERFARLSVDIDIASEFRYREAPLPERGLMIVVSQSGETADTLAALRYARAHGQHVLSIVNVETSTIARESDTVALTLAGPEIGVASTKAFTCQLAVFACLALALGRARGVLTEEREKELVAELIATPGLMAQVLKDEARIEPVARDVARASSVLYLGRGPSYPLALEGALKLKELSYIHAEGYAAGELKHGPIALIDFSIPVVVLAPHDASLEKTVSNLQEVAARGGHLILVGPNSAKVAAAADLAGFIEMPETAAGAFAALVYALPAQLLAYHVSVFMGKDVDQPRNLAKSVTVE; encoded by the coding sequence ATGTGCGGCATCGTAGGAATTCTGGGGCGTGGGCCGGTGGCTCCCGCTCTCATCGAAGCGCTTCGCCGGCTGGAATATCGAGGTTATGATTCGGCGGGCGTCGCCACGCTCGAAGACGGCAGGCTGACGCGGCTGCGCGCGAGCGGAAAGCTCCGCAATCTCGAAGAAAAGCTCGCGGGACATCCGCTCAAAGGCGAAATCGGCATCGGGCATACGCGCTGGGCGACCCACGGACGCCCCAATGAAACCAACGCCCATCCCCACGCCAATGGAAAAGTGGCGGTGGTTCACAACGGCATCATCGAGAACTTCCGCGAGCTGCGCGAAGAGCTGATGGCAAAAGGACATGTCTTCTCGACCCAGACCGATTCCGAAGCGGTCGCGCATCTCGTCGCGGATTATCTGCGCGAAGGAACCACCCCGCAGGCCGCGGTGGCCTCCGCGCTGGCGCGGCTAAAGGGCGCCTTCGCATTGGTGTTCCTGTTCGACGGAAGAACCGATCTCCTGATCGGCGCCCGGCGCGGCTCGCCGCTCGCGGTCGGCTTCGGCGAGGACGGCGCCTATCTCGGCTCCGACGCTTTGGCTCTTGCGCCTCTCGCCAAGGAAATCGCCTATCTCGAAGAAGACGACTGGGTCGTCGTGACGCGCGAAAAAACCACCTTCTTCAACGCCGCGGGCGAAGAAGTCGTGCGGGCGAGGCGGCCGTTGCAGGCAGGCTCGCTCCAGGTCGACAAGGGCCATTATCGCCACTACATGGCCAAGGAAATTCATGAGCAGCCCGAAGTCGTCGGCCGCACTCTGGCGCATTACCTCGATCTCGCCAGCGGAACCGTGCGGCTGCCCTTCGCGTTCGATTTCGACGCCAGGGCGCTTTCGCGCGTGACCATTTCCGCCTGCGGCACCGCCTTCTACGCCGGCCTTCTGGCGCGCTACTGGCTCGAACGCTTCGCCAGGCTGTCGGTGGACATCGACATCGCCTCCGAGTTCCGCTACCGCGAGGCGCCGCTGCCCGAGCGCGGGCTGATGATCGTCGTTTCGCAATCGGGCGAGACCGCCGACACGCTCGCGGCGCTGCGCTATGCGCGCGCGCATGGGCAGCATGTTCTTTCCATCGTCAATGTGGAGACCTCCACCATCGCCCGCGAGAGCGACACGGTGGCGCTCACGCTCGCGGGACCGGAAATCGGCGTCGCTTCGACCAAGGCATTCACCTGCCAGCTCGCCGTGTTCGCCTGTCTCGCCCTCGCGCTCGGCAGGGCGCGCGGCGTCCTCACCGAAGAGCGCGAGAAAGAGCTGGTGGCCGAACTGATCGCGACGCCGGGCCTGATGGCCCAGGTGCTCAAGGACGAGGCCCGCATCGAGCCGGTGGCGCGGGACGTCGCGCGCGCATCCAGCGTGCTTTATCTCGGACGCGGTCCTTCCTATCCGCTGGCGCTGGAAGGGGCGCTCAAGCTCAAGGAATTGTCCTACATCCACGCCGAAGGCTACGCCGCCGGCGAGCTCAAGCACGGGCCGATCGCGCTGATCGACTTTTCAATTCCGGTGGTCGTTCTCGCGCCCCATGACGCGAGCCTCGAGAAAACCGTCTCCAATCTTCAGGAAGTCGCTGCGCGAGGCGGCCATCTCATCCTCGTCGGCCCGAACAGCGCCAAGGTAGCCGCGGCGGCGGATCTCGCCGGCTTCATCGAAATGCCCGAGACCGCGGCCGGCGCCTTCGCCGCGCTGGTCTACGCCCTGCCGGCGCAGCTCCTCGCCTATCACGTCTCGGTTTTCATGGGCAAAGACGTCGACCAGCCGCGCAATCTCGCAAAGAGCGTCACGGTGGAGTAG
- a CDS encoding sensor histidine kinase, translating into MGLIVRLVMQLCAIAVFCLALTTGWIMIDAHSSLETETAASADRVSHELETLFWRELLWRHSMRRDKILPIPNWESLATLKLVSPGVCIVFAPAAEEPRTLCSQLEGVGSQAPSWFSGVYGGIFGRPAPVARPLTVRQPETGAVVATADADAAIRQAWRQISVVFRVAATMAIGICLLSALAVAHALAPAQTIIDGLRSLESGNYRRRIAVATGEFGMIGRAMNDLAARLAQTSAERVALTKRLFEVQEEERRAVARDLHDEFGQCLAATAAFAAAIEAGAGDRPDLAEDARAILRVAKRMTATLREALARLRSQELEELGLEPCLIRLVAGWNAQSAPKAVVRLDLMGDLAAVPPAVAASVYRIAQECLTNAMRHGAPREVHLRVERAASANGVIALTVEDDGGGDPAAVNASPGHGILGVTERVAAFGGSLSITRAAEGVRVAARIPLIAMSASAPLEFALA; encoded by the coding sequence ATGGGATTGATCGTCCGGCTCGTCATGCAGCTTTGCGCCATAGCCGTCTTCTGCCTCGCGCTGACGACGGGATGGATCATGATCGACGCCCATTCCTCCCTCGAAACCGAAACCGCGGCGTCAGCCGACCGCGTCTCGCATGAGCTCGAGACTCTGTTCTGGCGCGAGCTCCTGTGGCGCCACAGCATGCGCCGCGACAAGATCCTGCCGATCCCCAATTGGGAGTCGCTCGCCACACTGAAGCTGGTTTCGCCCGGCGTCTGCATCGTCTTTGCGCCCGCAGCCGAGGAGCCCCGCACCCTGTGCAGCCAGCTCGAAGGGGTCGGATCGCAGGCGCCGTCGTGGTTCTCCGGCGTCTACGGCGGTATTTTCGGCCGACCGGCGCCGGTCGCGCGTCCGCTGACGGTGCGGCAGCCCGAGACGGGCGCGGTCGTCGCGACGGCGGACGCCGACGCCGCCATCCGTCAGGCCTGGCGCCAGATTTCGGTCGTCTTCAGGGTTGCGGCGACGATGGCGATCGGCATTTGTCTTCTCTCCGCTTTGGCGGTCGCCCATGCGCTGGCGCCCGCGCAGACCATCATCGACGGCCTTCGCAGCCTGGAGAGCGGCAATTATCGCCGCAGAATCGCGGTGGCGACCGGCGAGTTCGGGATGATCGGACGCGCGATGAACGATCTTGCGGCGAGACTGGCGCAGACCAGCGCGGAGCGCGTCGCTCTGACCAAGCGCCTGTTCGAGGTTCAGGAGGAGGAACGCCGCGCCGTCGCCCGCGATCTTCACGACGAATTCGGCCAGTGCCTCGCCGCCACCGCGGCCTTCGCCGCAGCGATCGAGGCGGGCGCAGGAGACCGCCCCGACCTCGCCGAAGACGCCCGCGCCATCTTGCGGGTCGCAAAACGCATGACCGCCACCTTGCGCGAAGCGCTCGCCCGGCTGCGCTCGCAGGAATTGGAGGAACTGGGACTCGAACCGTGCCTGATAAGGCTCGTCGCAGGCTGGAACGCACAGAGCGCGCCCAAGGCGGTGGTGCGGCTCGATCTCATGGGAGACCTCGCCGCCGTGCCGCCTGCGGTCGCGGCGAGCGTCTACCGCATCGCCCAGGAATGCCTGACCAATGCGATGCGCCACGGCGCGCCGCGGGAGGTCCATCTTCGCGTCGAGCGCGCGGCTTCCGCAAACGGCGTCATCGCCCTGACGGTCGAGGACGACGGCGGCGGCGATCCAGCCGCCGTCAACGCCTCGCCGGGGCACGGCATTCTCGGCGTCACCGAGCGCGTCGCCGCCTTCGGCGGCAGCCTGTCCATAACCCGCGCCGCGGAAGGCGTGCGCGTCGCCGCGCGCATTCCGCTCATCGCCATGAGCGCCTCCGCGCCGTTGGAGTTCGCCCTCGCATGA
- a CDS encoding glycosyltransferase, with translation MEVAGIEESVAAASPLLGKTVAVVHAAWHSCGSYQVNAAQLTAYKALGARVISIAMMDDLSPPAPKGGRWPGYLAASKDLPADRRFFTATSHRSLVSSGLLREGWLPLIHGDQARWLIEIAKRVPVPQGLETERIDLIHANHYFTLPLALRLGGERNIPVILETQDIQARQYALRNRGGFFLRPYASYDQMLALELGWTARADLCVHLNEEEFLEFGRLLPQARHALVYPATEPAPLSRGRDIVIVASDNYGNYLSLRWFLEEVLPLAGDVELAIYGNIDKGVKNRDAALYEAHKALFMGRVDDIGAVYAATGCILLPTTEGHGLSIKAVEALSSGALLIATPQAFRGMGVDPGSLSNVILRQDAAGFAQALLDIRARLLSGALQPPGADSDTKRLYDRAFSPQAYAKALARCAVPLVAEAASASTPP, from the coding sequence TTGGAGGTCGCGGGCATTGAGGAAAGCGTAGCCGCGGCGTCGCCGCTCCTGGGAAAAACCGTCGCGGTGGTTCACGCCGCCTGGCACTCCTGCGGCAGCTATCAAGTCAATGCGGCCCAGCTGACGGCCTATAAGGCTCTGGGCGCCCGGGTGATCTCCATCGCCATGATGGACGATCTCTCCCCGCCGGCGCCCAAAGGCGGCCGCTGGCCGGGCTATCTTGCGGCCTCCAAAGACTTGCCGGCGGACCGCAGGTTCTTCACCGCGACGTCGCACCGCAGCCTCGTTTCCTCCGGCCTGCTCCGGGAGGGCTGGCTTCCCCTGATCCATGGCGATCAAGCGCGCTGGCTGATCGAAATCGCGAAGCGCGTCCCGGTCCCGCAGGGGCTGGAGACGGAGCGGATCGACCTCATCCACGCCAATCATTACTTCACCCTGCCCCTGGCGCTGCGCCTGGGGGGAGAGAGGAACATTCCCGTCATCCTGGAGACCCAGGACATTCAGGCCCGGCAATATGCGCTGCGCAACCGGGGCGGTTTTTTCCTGCGGCCCTACGCATCCTATGATCAAATGCTGGCGCTGGAGCTGGGTTGGACCGCCCGCGCCGATCTTTGCGTCCATCTGAACGAGGAAGAATTTCTGGAATTCGGCCGGCTGCTGCCGCAGGCGCGCCATGCGCTGGTCTATCCGGCGACCGAGCCGGCGCCGCTGAGCAGGGGCCGCGACATCGTCATCGTCGCCAGCGACAATTATGGCAATTACCTGAGCCTGCGCTGGTTTCTGGAGGAGGTTCTGCCCCTCGCCGGCGATGTCGAGCTTGCGATCTACGGCAATATCGACAAGGGAGTGAAGAACCGCGACGCCGCGCTTTACGAGGCCCATAAGGCGCTGTTCATGGGCCGCGTCGACGACATCGGGGCGGTTTACGCCGCCACAGGCTGCATCCTGCTGCCGACCACCGAGGGCCACGGGCTTTCGATAAAGGCGGTCGAGGCGCTCTCCAGCGGCGCCCTGCTGATCGCGACGCCCCAGGCTTTCCGCGGCATGGGCGTCGATCCCGGCAGCCTGTCCAATGTGATATTGCGGCAGGACGCGGCCGGCTTCGCGCAGGCGCTGCTTGATATCCGCGCGCGGCTGCTGTCGGGGGCTTTGCAGCCCCCGGGCGCGGATTCGGACACAAAGCGGCTCTATGACAGGGCCTTCAGCCCGCAGGCCTACGCCAAAGCGCTGGCCCGCTGCGCCGTCCCGCTGGTCGCGGAGGCGGCGAGCGCCTCTACTCCACCGTGA
- a CDS encoding response regulator — protein MSDIAILMVDDHPIVREGYRRLLERQPGYRIVAEAENAAGAYEAYRRASPDVVLTDLTLPGPGGLEAVRHIKQWDKRARILVFTMHANAAYALKAFEAGASGYVTKSSDAAELVRAIAVVARGGRALSDDIARDLAAERLAGARSPTEELGPRETEIFRLVALGRTTEEIAKLLNLSPKTVQNYHYQIKSKIGARTDAHLVWLAIGAGLVNGDGAS, from the coding sequence ATGAGCGACATCGCCATATTGATGGTGGACGACCATCCCATCGTTCGCGAGGGATACCGGCGCCTGCTCGAGCGCCAGCCCGGCTACAGGATCGTGGCCGAGGCCGAAAACGCCGCAGGCGCCTATGAAGCCTATCGGCGCGCTTCGCCCGATGTCGTGCTGACCGATCTCACGCTTCCCGGACCCGGCGGGCTGGAGGCGGTTCGCCACATAAAGCAGTGGGACAAGCGCGCGCGCATCCTCGTCTTCACCATGCACGCCAATGCAGCCTATGCTCTGAAGGCCTTCGAGGCCGGAGCCTCGGGCTATGTCACCAAGAGCAGCGACGCCGCCGAGCTCGTTCGGGCGATAGCGGTCGTCGCCCGGGGCGGCCGCGCCCTCAGCGACGACATCGCGCGCGATCTCGCCGCGGAGCGGCTCGCCGGAGCCCGCTCGCCGACCGAGGAGCTCGGTCCGCGCGAGACCGAGATTTTTCGGCTGGTGGCTTTGGGGCGAACGACCGAGGAAATCGCGAAGCTTCTCAATCTCAGTCCCAAGACGGTTCAAAACTATCATTACCAGATCAAGTCCAAAATCGGCGCCCGCACCGACGCCCATCTGGTGTGGCTCGCGATCGGCGCCGGGCTGGTGAACGGCGACGGCGCCTCCTGA
- a CDS encoding DUF3280 domain-containing protein, protein MRLVSATRLAIYALCAGALFAARPSIAATESDRRPIRLAVFDIELDDFTAGGPIAGESPEETQRLHRMTLLARELLARSGIFEIVDGAASGHAMAKEHWLRKCNGCDAEAAHELGADMSFVAFFRKVSIMEQYLEFRIRDAATGELLNFSRTDLRNETDESWSRALKYLIRYNLVEPELARRNSLRKEAAARP, encoded by the coding sequence ATGAGATTAGTTTCAGCGACGAGGCTCGCAATTTACGCCTTATGCGCGGGCGCGCTGTTCGCGGCGAGGCCGTCCATCGCCGCGACGGAGAGCGACCGTCGTCCGATCAGGCTCGCGGTGTTCGACATCGAGCTCGACGACTTCACCGCCGGAGGGCCGATCGCCGGGGAAAGCCCGGAAGAGACGCAGCGGCTTCATCGCATGACCCTGCTGGCGCGCGAGCTCCTCGCCCGCTCCGGCATTTTCGAGATCGTCGACGGCGCCGCATCCGGCCATGCGATGGCGAAGGAGCATTGGCTGCGCAAATGCAACGGTTGCGACGCCGAAGCGGCGCACGAGCTCGGCGCCGACATGTCCTTCGTCGCCTTTTTCCGAAAGGTGAGCATCATGGAGCAATATCTCGAGTTCCGCATCCGTGACGCCGCAACCGGCGAGCTTTTGAATTTTTCACGCACGGATCTGCGCAACGAAACCGACGAATCCTGGAGCCGCGCGCTCAAATATCTGATCCGGTATAATCTCGTGGAGCCGGAACTCGCCCGCCGCAACAGCCTCCGCAAGGAAGCGGCGGCGCGCCCTTGA